The following proteins are encoded in a genomic region of Sorangiineae bacterium MSr12523:
- a CDS encoding sugar ABC transporter permease yields the protein MTSQRAAGLAFLFPALLYIVVFFGYPLFNNLVMSAQDYTVKSFYTGDAPFVGFANYAAVVHNPMFVRAVVNTVSFTVGSIAFQFTIGLALALFFNDRFPGSDTLRSLLLLPWLLPLVVSGAVWRWMLDQDHGIVNAALRALHLSHLLHPSGGPVPWLTSTTWSMPAVILTNIWVGIPFNLVILHGGLRAIPDSLYEAAALDGANAWQRFRHVTWPLLRPVTGIVLMLGLVYTIKVFDVIMVVTGGGPANATQTLTTWSYGLSFRDFAFGQGAAVGNILILAATGFGVLYARLARQSMDAA from the coding sequence ATGACGTCGCAGCGCGCGGCGGGCTTGGCCTTCCTGTTTCCGGCGCTGCTCTACATCGTCGTCTTCTTCGGGTACCCGCTGTTCAACAACCTGGTCATGAGTGCCCAGGATTACACGGTGAAGTCGTTTTACACGGGCGATGCGCCCTTCGTCGGATTCGCGAATTATGCCGCGGTCGTCCACAATCCGATGTTCGTCCGAGCCGTGGTGAATACCGTTTCGTTCACCGTTGGATCCATCGCGTTTCAGTTCACCATCGGCCTGGCGCTGGCCTTGTTCTTCAATGACCGATTCCCGGGCAGCGACACATTGCGTTCTCTCTTGCTCCTGCCCTGGCTTTTGCCCCTGGTGGTGAGCGGCGCGGTGTGGCGGTGGATGCTCGATCAAGATCACGGCATCGTGAACGCCGCGCTTCGTGCGCTGCATCTGTCGCACCTGTTGCATCCGTCAGGCGGGCCCGTACCGTGGCTGACCAGCACCACGTGGTCCATGCCCGCGGTCATCCTCACCAATATTTGGGTCGGGATTCCGTTCAACCTCGTCATTTTGCACGGTGGTTTGCGCGCCATTCCGGATTCGCTGTACGAGGCGGCCGCGCTGGACGGCGCCAATGCGTGGCAGCGATTTCGGCACGTCACATGGCCGCTTTTGCGACCGGTCACCGGCATCGTGCTGATGCTCGGCCTCGTGTACACCATCAAGGTGTTCGACGTGATCATGGTCGTCACCGGCGGTGGCCCGGCCAATGCCACGCAAACCTTGACCACCTGGTCCTACGGCCTGTCGTTTCGCGACTTCGCCTTTGGTCAGGGGGCCGCGGTGGGCAATATCTTGATCCTCGCCGCCACGGGCTTCGGCGTGCTCTACGCCCGGCTCGCGCGGCAATCCATGGACGCCGCATGA
- a CDS encoding extracellular solute-binding protein, with amino-acid sequence MAMVETHCARTSIVALAIFAASAACSRSTPSDGGGSSAIVELDYYTDAQGSAAWQKILDTCAQQTGVRIQRQTVPPPQMLPKILQGASSKSLPNLLFTDNPTLQQIASTGALAPLADYGISTEGYYPSIVSAGTYQNVVYGLAPGVNGLALIYNKDVLSGAGIPVPSTWDELKSAAAKLSKDGKYGLAFSAIPSEEGTWQFLPFFWSNGADLAKVDSPQAIEALKYVTELVNGGGASKSVLNWSQNDVADQFVAGNAAMMINGSWNLARLDGEKALHYGVAPIPAPRTGAKSVVALGGEVGAIPLSNKETQQAAAKVLSCILSEPIMLEWSKSHAYVPAKADVAAKLGEQVPAMKAFIEEVASAKSRSAELGAKYPKLAKEMATAVQSALTGQQSAEQALQRAQQAGGS; translated from the coding sequence ATGGCCATGGTCGAAACGCACTGCGCCCGCACGTCCATCGTCGCCCTTGCGATCTTCGCAGCAAGCGCGGCCTGTTCGCGCAGCACCCCCTCGGATGGAGGCGGCTCCAGCGCGATCGTCGAGCTCGATTATTACACCGACGCGCAGGGCAGTGCCGCGTGGCAGAAAATCCTGGATACGTGCGCGCAGCAAACAGGGGTGCGCATCCAGCGGCAAACCGTCCCGCCGCCTCAAATGCTGCCCAAGATTCTGCAGGGCGCGAGTTCGAAGAGCCTGCCGAATCTGCTCTTTACGGACAATCCGACGCTTCAACAAATCGCCAGCACGGGTGCACTCGCGCCGCTCGCGGACTACGGAATTTCCACCGAGGGTTATTACCCGAGCATCGTCAGCGCGGGCACGTACCAGAACGTGGTCTACGGGCTGGCGCCGGGCGTCAATGGACTTGCCTTGATTTACAACAAGGACGTCCTTTCCGGCGCCGGCATTCCCGTCCCCTCGACATGGGACGAGCTGAAGTCGGCCGCTGCGAAATTGAGCAAAGATGGAAAATACGGCTTGGCCTTTTCGGCCATTCCCTCGGAGGAGGGGACGTGGCAATTCCTACCGTTTTTCTGGAGCAACGGCGCCGATCTGGCCAAGGTGGACTCGCCACAGGCCATCGAAGCTTTGAAATACGTCACCGAGTTGGTGAACGGCGGCGGCGCATCGAAATCCGTTTTGAATTGGAGCCAAAACGACGTGGCCGATCAGTTCGTGGCCGGAAATGCCGCCATGATGATCAATGGCTCGTGGAACCTGGCGCGGCTCGATGGTGAGAAGGCGCTGCACTACGGTGTTGCCCCCATCCCCGCACCCCGCACGGGGGCGAAATCGGTCGTCGCTCTGGGCGGCGAGGTCGGTGCCATCCCGTTGAGCAACAAGGAAACGCAGCAGGCCGCGGCAAAAGTGCTTTCGTGCATCTTGTCCGAGCCCATCATGCTGGAGTGGAGCAAGTCGCACGCCTACGTTCCGGCCAAGGCGGACGTCGCCGCCAAACTCGGTGAGCAGGTTCCCGCGATGAAAGCCTTCATCGAAGAGGTGGCCAGCGCCAAATCGCGTTCCGCGGAGCTGGGGGCGAAGTATCCGAAGCTCGCCAAGGAAATGGCGACGGCCGTGCAATCCGCGCTCACGGGCCAGCAATCGGCCGAGCAGGCGCTCCAGCGCGCGCAGCAGGCCGGCGGCTCATGA
- a CDS encoding LacI family transcriptional regulator, whose product MRFDNRDTPAVTIVDVARAAGVAPSTVSYVLSGKRSISEETRRQVEQSVRKLGYHPHAGARALASSRTKVLALVVPLRADLNMAVMMQFVSSVVTAARAHDHDLLLLTKDEGPQGLRRVTSSAIADALIVMDVEAADPRVPVLRALERPVVLIGAPDSITPMGLTCVDLDFTAAGACCVGHLADLGHRSIALVGPSPAVYKRGTSFAGRFLRGFTDAAGARGVRATSHPCAPGYDATRACLDELFAEDPQITGLIVHNEAVLPAVLAELHRRGRRVPEDISLIAVCPDAMADNQPVSLTTVAIPATELGEMAVEMTIRQLKQKTPSAPETRLLSPRLTQRHSTAPRKP is encoded by the coding sequence ATGCGATTCGATAATCGAGATACGCCGGCGGTAACGATCGTGGACGTGGCCAGGGCGGCCGGTGTCGCGCCCAGCACCGTCTCGTACGTGCTCAGTGGCAAGAGATCGATCTCGGAGGAGACGCGCAGGCAAGTCGAGCAGAGCGTCCGCAAGCTCGGCTACCACCCGCATGCCGGCGCCCGCGCCCTGGCCAGCAGCCGCACCAAAGTGCTTGCCTTGGTCGTGCCGCTCCGGGCAGACCTCAACATGGCCGTCATGATGCAATTCGTATCGTCCGTGGTGACGGCCGCGCGTGCCCACGATCACGACTTGCTCTTGTTGACCAAGGACGAGGGGCCCCAAGGCCTGCGGCGCGTCACCTCGTCGGCCATTGCCGATGCGCTCATCGTCATGGACGTGGAGGCGGCGGATCCGAGGGTGCCCGTTCTGCGTGCCTTGGAGCGACCGGTGGTGCTCATCGGCGCGCCCGATTCGATCACGCCGATGGGGCTCACCTGCGTCGATTTGGACTTCACCGCGGCGGGCGCTTGCTGCGTCGGGCACCTCGCCGATCTGGGGCATCGATCCATCGCCTTGGTGGGCCCCTCACCGGCGGTCTACAAGCGCGGCACCAGCTTCGCGGGCCGTTTTCTGCGCGGCTTCACCGATGCCGCGGGTGCCCGGGGCGTGCGCGCCACGTCCCACCCGTGCGCGCCGGGGTACGACGCCACGCGCGCTTGCTTGGACGAGCTCTTTGCCGAGGATCCGCAGATCACCGGATTGATCGTGCACAACGAGGCCGTGCTTCCCGCCGTTCTCGCGGAATTGCATCGCCGGGGGCGCCGCGTGCCGGAGGACATCTCGCTCATTGCGGTGTGCCCGGATGCCATGGCCGACAATCAACCCGTATCCCTGACGACGGTGGCCATTCCCGCGACGGAGCTCGGTGAAATGGCCGTCGAAATGACCATTCGGCAGCTCAAACAGAAGACGCCATCCGCGCCGGAAACGCGGCTCTTGTCCCCGCGGTTGACCCAACGCCACAGCACGGCACCGCGCAAGCCCTGA
- a CDS encoding glycoside hydrolase family 3 C-terminal domain-containing protein: MFRKLGTRCSGVILLAAVFLPVAQGCSDEPFRDPRVPMDARVEDLISRLTLDEKISLLHQYQPAIPRLGIALFKTGTEALHGVAWSNDYANKGAVVYAKGTVFPQAIGLASTWDLDLMKQVGHAVGREARGFHAMNPTVWGLNVWAPVVNLLRDPRWGRNEEGYSEDPYLTGQMAIAYGRGIQGDDPNYLQAAPTLKHYLAYNNEIDRTTSNASVRPRILHEYDQQAFEIPLRAGAANAVMPAYNLVNGRPNTVSPELEKLVRSWSQQEIAIVSDAGAPTNLVSSEAYYATRPEAYAAAIKAGLDSFTDNDTDGSIVTGAIASALEQKLLSEADIDKAVRHLLSLRFRLGEFDSRSPYGNITPAVIDSPEHRALARKAADEQVVLLRNEGNALPLNDAQNQKMAVVGPLANVLYQDWYGGTMPYGITPLQGITERLGSKGAVVSSEGVDRIALKNVATGKYLTAATDAAGGKLREGGSVAGANEGLDVFDWGAGICTLRTVANGQYLSLGDGKTLVNNARQPNGWFVQQQFKLQAQPDGNYILEYAGNDARQSWFGPNKYAVVGADGTLSIASPTPQGATKFAREVVRNGVEEAVAAATGADTAVVVVGSMPFINGREDNDRTSTALAPAQAALIEAVHAANPHTIVVVENSYPTTGWNAQKAPGIVWTTHAGQETGHALADVLFGDTDPSGRLTQTWYASDAELPSILDYDISKTGMTYQYYKGTPLYAFGYGRSYTSFGYGRARVDRDGVLANDEVHVTIDVTNTGARPGVDIVQLYSRPRASRVAQPQQRLRTFQRVQLAPGETKSVTLSLSVRDLAFWDVSRSKAVVESGDYDLLVGASATDIRSTVSIAVQGESIPPRNLGAPTLAENFDDERAVTLVDWSKASGTSVSASAGSWLAYHRARLSPVAHSFTASVAKPTAGDAHITVRLDDPVSGRVLTTVTVPSTGDKYRYTDVSAASTSGVDGTHDVYLVFDGAVLLHSFQLN; this comes from the coding sequence ATGTTTCGAAAGTTGGGCACGCGGTGTTCCGGTGTGATCCTGCTCGCGGCGGTCTTCCTGCCGGTCGCACAAGGCTGTTCCGATGAACCGTTCCGCGATCCGCGCGTTCCGATGGACGCGCGCGTCGAGGACCTGATCAGCCGGTTGACGTTGGACGAGAAGATTTCGCTGCTCCATCAATACCAACCGGCCATTCCACGGTTGGGCATTGCCCTCTTCAAGACGGGCACGGAGGCCCTGCACGGCGTCGCCTGGTCGAACGATTATGCGAACAAGGGTGCCGTCGTGTATGCGAAGGGCACGGTGTTTCCCCAGGCCATCGGCCTGGCAAGTACGTGGGATCTCGATTTGATGAAGCAAGTCGGCCATGCCGTCGGCCGCGAAGCGCGTGGATTCCATGCCATGAATCCGACCGTTTGGGGCCTGAACGTGTGGGCGCCCGTCGTCAACCTGCTACGCGATCCGCGTTGGGGCCGCAACGAAGAAGGGTACTCCGAAGATCCCTACCTCACGGGGCAAATGGCCATTGCGTACGGGCGAGGTATTCAGGGGGACGATCCCAATTATTTGCAGGCCGCCCCCACGCTGAAGCACTACCTTGCCTACAACAACGAGATCGACCGCACGACCAGCAATGCCTCGGTGCGGCCGAGGATCCTGCACGAGTACGATCAGCAGGCCTTCGAGATTCCGCTTCGAGCGGGCGCCGCGAACGCGGTCATGCCTGCCTACAACCTGGTCAATGGCAGGCCGAACACGGTCAGCCCCGAGCTGGAAAAGCTCGTTCGATCATGGTCCCAGCAGGAGATTGCCATCGTCAGCGACGCCGGTGCCCCCACGAACCTGGTGAGCTCCGAGGCGTATTACGCAACGCGGCCGGAGGCCTATGCCGCGGCCATCAAGGCGGGACTCGACAGCTTCACGGACAACGATACGGATGGCTCCATCGTCACCGGCGCGATCGCGTCGGCGCTCGAGCAAAAGCTGCTGAGCGAGGCGGATATCGACAAGGCCGTGCGGCATTTGCTTTCCCTGCGCTTTCGCCTCGGTGAGTTCGACTCGCGAAGCCCGTACGGGAACATCACGCCGGCGGTCATCGATTCGCCCGAACATCGGGCGCTGGCACGCAAAGCGGCGGACGAACAAGTGGTACTCCTGCGCAACGAGGGGAATGCGCTGCCCTTGAACGATGCGCAAAACCAGAAGATGGCCGTCGTTGGGCCGCTGGCCAATGTTCTGTACCAAGATTGGTACGGCGGCACGATGCCCTATGGGATCACGCCGCTCCAGGGCATCACCGAGCGGCTCGGATCCAAAGGCGCGGTGGTCTCGAGCGAGGGCGTCGACCGGATTGCGTTGAAGAACGTGGCCACGGGAAAATACCTCACCGCGGCCACGGATGCAGCCGGAGGAAAGCTGCGCGAGGGTGGCAGCGTCGCCGGTGCGAACGAAGGGCTGGACGTTTTCGATTGGGGTGCGGGCATCTGCACCCTGCGCACGGTGGCCAATGGTCAGTACCTGTCGCTCGGCGATGGGAAGACGCTGGTCAACAATGCGCGGCAGCCGAATGGCTGGTTCGTCCAGCAGCAATTCAAGTTGCAGGCGCAACCCGATGGCAATTACATCCTCGAGTACGCAGGCAACGATGCTCGGCAGTCGTGGTTCGGGCCCAACAAATATGCCGTCGTCGGCGCCGACGGTACGCTGAGCATCGCGTCGCCAACCCCCCAGGGGGCCACCAAGTTCGCGCGGGAGGTCGTTCGCAACGGTGTGGAGGAGGCCGTGGCCGCGGCCACCGGGGCCGACACGGCGGTCGTCGTGGTGGGGAGCATGCCATTCATCAATGGGCGCGAGGACAATGATCGCACCAGCACCGCCCTGGCGCCGGCACAGGCGGCGCTGATCGAGGCCGTGCATGCGGCCAACCCGCACACCATCGTCGTGGTGGAAAACAGCTACCCCACGACGGGATGGAATGCGCAGAAGGCACCAGGCATCGTGTGGACCACGCACGCGGGGCAGGAAACGGGGCACGCGCTTGCTGACGTGTTGTTCGGCGACACGGATCCGAGCGGGCGCCTGACGCAAACGTGGTACGCGTCCGACGCGGAGCTGCCGAGCATTCTCGATTACGACATTTCGAAAACGGGGATGACGTACCAGTATTACAAGGGCACACCGCTCTACGCCTTTGGCTACGGGCGCAGTTATACGAGCTTCGGCTATGGCCGGGCGCGGGTCGATCGCGATGGGGTCCTCGCGAACGACGAGGTGCACGTGACCATCGACGTCACCAACACCGGCGCACGGCCAGGCGTGGACATCGTCCAATTGTACTCGCGTCCGCGTGCATCACGTGTCGCCCAGCCGCAGCAGCGTTTGCGCACCTTCCAGCGCGTGCAGCTCGCACCCGGTGAGACGAAATCGGTGACGCTCTCGCTGTCCGTGCGCGATCTCGCCTTCTGGGACGTGAGCCGGAGCAAGGCCGTCGTCGAGTCGGGGGATTACGATCTGCTCGTGGGCGCGTCGGCCACGGATATCCGCTCCACCGTCTCGATCGCGGTCCAAGGCGAGTCCATCCCGCCCCGCAATTTGGGCGCGCCGACCCTGGCCGAAAACTTCGACGACGAGCGGGCCGTCACCCTGGTCGATTGGAGCAAGGCGAGCGGCACCTCCGTCTCCGCCTCCGCGGGAAGTTGGCTCGCCTACCATCGTGCGCGGCTTTCGCCGGTTGCACACAGCTTTACCGCTTCGGTGGCCAAGCCCACCGCCGGAGATGCGCACATCACGGTGCGGCTCGACGATCCGGTGAGCGGCCGGGTGCTGACCACCGTCACGGTGCCAAGCACTGGGGACAAATACCGCTACACGGACGTCTCGGCCGCGAGCACCAGTGGTGTCGACGGCACCCACGACGTGTACCTGGTCTTCGACGGCGCGGTCCTATTGCATTCGTTCCAATTGAATTGA
- a CDS encoding histidine phosphatase family protein: MSRLYLARHGQTIWHAENRYAGSSDIPLDETGRAQAERLAAWARAAGLSALRCSPLARAVATADSVARATGVLAVTDARLVECQFGIAEGRTLAEMEREQPEAAEAFRRDPAARPWPDGEEPHAVAHRMVAALREIAAATAGPTLVVSHNTALRLALCELLGLPLRHYRRTFPALRNAAISEIDIRGNDTALLSLNQAI; the protein is encoded by the coding sequence ATGAGCCGGCTTTACCTCGCGCGGCACGGGCAGACGATTTGGCACGCCGAAAACCGGTATGCCGGGAGCAGCGACATTCCCCTCGACGAGACGGGCCGCGCCCAAGCGGAGCGACTGGCGGCGTGGGCGCGGGCGGCCGGTCTTTCCGCCCTTCGCTGCTCGCCGTTGGCGCGGGCGGTGGCCACCGCGGATTCCGTTGCTCGGGCAACGGGGGTGCTCGCGGTCACGGATGCGCGCCTCGTCGAATGCCAATTCGGCATCGCCGAGGGCCGGACCTTGGCGGAAATGGAACGCGAGCAACCGGAGGCGGCCGAGGCCTTCCGGCGCGATCCCGCCGCGCGCCCGTGGCCAGATGGCGAGGAGCCGCACGCGGTGGCACACCGCATGGTCGCCGCGCTGCGCGAGATCGCCGCCGCGACCGCCGGGCCCACGTTGGTCGTATCGCACAACACGGCGCTTCGCCTGGCGTTGTGCGAGCTACTCGGATTGCCCCTTCGCCATTACCGCCGAACCTTCCCGGCACTGCGCAACGCCGCGATCAGCGAAATCGACATTCGCGGCAACGACACGGCGCTCCTGAGTCTCAATCAAGCCATCTGA
- a CDS encoding carbohydrate kinase: MTILGIDIGTTVIKAVVFDDDGTERATSREPSAVLRPVPGHSEQNMAALWEAIAVAVRKACAGIADSIDAITLTGQGDGVWLVDAQGTPVGNAILWNDARAASIVERWTGEGRIAEGFALNGSRTFAGAPNAILAWLAAHEPERLERAHAALSCTGFAFLRMTGRLGMDRSDASLPFLDIRTGAVAENMFALFGIESAHRLRPPILADSDRAGTLRDEAAEHLALRPGLPVVLAPYDIACMALGTGAVAHGQASAILGTTVCSQIMLDRPDVARQGIGINIDVFGKTLRAFPSLVGCEVMDWMSGIMGIPSAAELDILALEAPPGANGLVFLPYMSPAGERAPFFDPRARGSLFGLSFRHDRRDLARATLEALAFVVRDCFEAAPAMPNEIRVCGGGARSDAWCQIVADVTGVDVLRAEAREIGARGALVAANVVLHGRSLREEAARLGTIEMRFSPDTRNTTFYTDVLRHFRELRRAAGIEA; the protein is encoded by the coding sequence ATGACGATACTCGGCATCGACATCGGGACCACAGTCATCAAGGCCGTCGTGTTCGACGACGACGGCACCGAGCGCGCGACATCGCGGGAGCCCAGCGCGGTCCTGCGCCCCGTGCCAGGCCACTCGGAGCAGAACATGGCCGCGCTCTGGGAGGCCATCGCCGTTGCCGTTCGAAAGGCCTGCGCAGGCATTGCGGACTCCATCGATGCCATCACGCTCACCGGGCAGGGCGACGGCGTGTGGCTCGTCGATGCGCAGGGCACCCCCGTCGGAAATGCCATCCTCTGGAACGACGCGCGCGCCGCGAGCATCGTCGAGCGCTGGACGGGCGAGGGACGCATTGCCGAGGGCTTCGCGCTCAACGGCAGCCGCACCTTCGCCGGCGCGCCGAACGCCATCCTGGCCTGGCTCGCCGCCCACGAGCCCGAGCGCCTCGAGCGCGCCCATGCCGCGCTTTCCTGTACGGGCTTCGCCTTTCTGCGCATGACCGGCCGCCTCGGCATGGATCGCTCCGACGCCTCGCTGCCCTTTCTCGACATTCGAACCGGCGCCGTCGCCGAGAACATGTTCGCGCTGTTCGGCATCGAATCGGCGCATCGCCTGCGGCCGCCCATCTTGGCCGATTCGGATCGCGCGGGAACGCTGCGCGACGAAGCCGCGGAGCACCTCGCGCTTCGCCCCGGGCTGCCGGTGGTGCTCGCGCCGTACGACATTGCGTGCATGGCCCTGGGCACAGGTGCGGTGGCGCACGGGCAGGCTTCGGCGATCCTCGGCACCACGGTGTGCTCGCAGATCATGCTCGATCGGCCGGACGTGGCACGGCAGGGGATCGGCATCAACATCGACGTCTTTGGCAAAACGCTGCGCGCGTTTCCTTCGCTCGTGGGCTGTGAAGTCATGGATTGGATGAGCGGCATCATGGGCATTCCCTCGGCCGCGGAGCTCGATATTCTCGCGCTGGAAGCGCCGCCCGGTGCGAACGGGCTCGTGTTCCTTCCGTACATGTCACCCGCCGGCGAGCGCGCGCCGTTCTTCGACCCCCGCGCCCGAGGGAGCCTGTTCGGCCTGAGTTTTCGGCACGATCGTCGCGATCTCGCGCGCGCGACGCTCGAAGCGCTCGCCTTCGTCGTGCGCGACTGTTTCGAGGCGGCGCCCGCCATGCCAAACGAAATACGGGTGTGCGGCGGCGGCGCGCGCAGCGACGCCTGGTGCCAAATCGTGGCCGACGTGACCGGCGTCGACGTGCTCCGCGCCGAAGCCCGCGAGATTGGCGCGCGTGGAGCGCTGGTCGCCGCCAACGTCGTATTGCACGGGCGGAGCCTCCGAGAAGAAGCTGCGCGATTGGGAACCATCGAAATGCGATTTTCACCCGACACGAGAAATACGACGTTCTACACGGATGTCCTGCGGCACTTTCGTGAGCTCCGCCGCGCAGCAGGTATCGAAGCATGA
- a CDS encoding MFS transporter, translated as MTQFQADNGPISFRDGEDRQEATSWLDRIGIPRVLFVGYIGLLLFMIGDGVESGYLSAYLVGRGRSMESVAFLFTVYGLTASVAAWFSGALSDLIGPRRVIMYGLAIWVLAQIGFLGLGVHPDNYSFMMLFYGIRGFGYPLFAYGFLVWVTRVAPRERLSSAAGWFWFAFTGGLPTLGAMVASFAIPAMGQLPTLWLALAIVLLGGIIALLGLARTPEGGPGPHVHEESPIATLLTSLTLAYSHPKVVNAAIVRAINTASQWGFLVFMPVFFTETLHFELSVWLRIVTVMFTSNIFCNLAFGLIGDRFGWRNTVAWFGGVGTAITTLLMYYAPVHAGPAQTGPVMLVAGLYGATLAGYVPLTALTPWLAPDRRGAAMSLLNLGAGVSVWLGPAVVALFMGPFGAKVVIWVFAALHLISAALTMTLRTAEP; from the coding sequence ATGACGCAGTTCCAGGCCGACAATGGTCCGATTTCATTTCGGGATGGCGAGGATCGCCAAGAGGCCACCTCCTGGCTCGATCGCATTGGCATCCCACGGGTGCTCTTCGTCGGATACATCGGACTCCTGCTCTTCATGATTGGAGACGGTGTCGAGTCCGGATACCTCTCCGCGTACCTCGTCGGCCGCGGGCGAAGCATGGAATCCGTGGCCTTCCTCTTCACGGTCTATGGCCTCACCGCCTCCGTGGCCGCCTGGTTTTCCGGTGCGCTGTCCGATCTCATCGGGCCGCGGCGCGTCATCATGTATGGCCTGGCCATTTGGGTGCTCGCGCAAATTGGATTTCTCGGGCTCGGCGTCCACCCTGACAATTACTCCTTCATGATGCTGTTTTACGGCATCCGCGGATTCGGCTATCCGCTCTTCGCCTATGGCTTTCTCGTCTGGGTCACCCGCGTGGCCCCGCGCGAGCGATTGAGCAGCGCCGCAGGCTGGTTTTGGTTCGCCTTCACCGGCGGCTTGCCGACCCTCGGCGCCATGGTCGCGAGCTTCGCCATCCCCGCCATGGGCCAATTGCCCACGCTCTGGCTTGCCCTCGCCATCGTCCTCTTGGGCGGCATCATTGCGCTCCTAGGATTGGCGCGTACGCCGGAGGGAGGCCCGGGCCCGCACGTGCACGAGGAAAGCCCGATTGCCACCTTGCTCACCAGCCTGACGCTCGCGTATTCGCACCCCAAGGTCGTCAATGCGGCCATCGTGCGCGCCATCAACACCGCGTCGCAATGGGGCTTTCTCGTCTTCATGCCGGTCTTCTTCACCGAAACGCTGCACTTCGAATTGTCCGTTTGGCTGCGCATCGTCACCGTCATGTTCACGAGCAACATCTTTTGCAACCTCGCCTTCGGGCTCATCGGCGACCGCTTTGGCTGGCGCAACACCGTGGCCTGGTTCGGCGGCGTCGGCACGGCCATCACCACCTTGCTGATGTATTATGCGCCGGTTCATGCCGGGCCCGCGCAGACAGGGCCGGTCATGCTCGTGGCCGGGCTCTACGGCGCCACCCTCGCAGGCTACGTTCCTCTTACCGCGCTCACGCCGTGGCTTGCGCCCGATCGGCGCGGCGCTGCCATGTCCCTGCTCAACTTGGGAGCCGGTGTCAGCGTTTGGCTCGGCCCCGCCGTGGTGGCCCTGTTCATGGGGCCTTTCGGTGCCAAAGTGGTTATATGGGTTTTCGCAGCGCTGCATCTCATCAGCGCCGCATTGACGATGACCTTGCGCACGGCCGAACCATGA
- a CDS encoding HNH endonuclease → MKLADLSNDDLLTGIHALVGQECILEHLTEDNHEDLLRQASGKTKFQVLELLAAHFPRKDAPSSIHELPETKVPPPSTDTMPSKPAPVEPLAPARYKVQFTASAELFEKIELVTNLMRHANPSGDLSIIVERAIDLLLAQLEKRKLGRTPRPIVPRKITRPGYVTRAVRREVFQRDGLQCTFIDETGRRCETRTFLELDHGTPRAHGGSDDASNLRTRCRSHNGLSAERAPTRRALATLADRWGPAPPPLESVLREALSILT, encoded by the coding sequence ATGAAGCTCGCGGATTTATCGAATGATGACTTGCTCACGGGGATTCATGCACTCGTCGGACAAGAGTGCATTCTCGAGCATCTGACCGAGGACAATCACGAGGACCTGCTGCGGCAAGCATCGGGCAAGACCAAGTTCCAGGTACTCGAGCTTCTCGCGGCGCACTTTCCACGGAAGGATGCACCTTCGTCGATCCATGAGCTTCCGGAAACCAAGGTGCCACCGCCCTCGACGGACACCATGCCGTCGAAGCCAGCCCCTGTCGAACCACTCGCGCCAGCGCGGTACAAGGTGCAGTTCACCGCCTCCGCGGAGTTGTTCGAGAAGATCGAACTGGTTACGAACTTGATGCGGCATGCGAATCCGAGCGGCGATCTCTCGATCATCGTGGAGCGCGCCATCGACTTGCTCCTTGCCCAACTCGAAAAGCGTAAGCTCGGCAGAACGCCACGGCCGATCGTCCCGCGAAAAATCACGCGTCCGGGATACGTGACGAGGGCCGTGCGCCGCGAAGTGTTCCAGCGCGACGGTTTGCAATGCACATTCATCGACGAAACCGGCAGACGATGCGAAACACGGACGTTTCTCGAGCTGGACCATGGCACGCCACGGGCCCACGGAGGCTCCGATGACGCGAGCAATCTTAGGACCCGATGCCGAAGCCATAACGGGCTCTCGGCGGAGCGCGCCCCAACGCGCCGCGCCCTCGCCACATTGGCGGATCGATGGGGCCCGGCACCGCCCCCGCTGGAAAGTGTGCTTCGCGAGGCGCTCTCGATTTTGACCTAA